One window of Carassius auratus strain Wakin chromosome 17, ASM336829v1, whole genome shotgun sequence genomic DNA carries:
- the LOC113117846 gene encoding LOW QUALITY PROTEIN: G-protein coupled receptor family C group 6 member A-like (The sequence of the model RefSeq protein was modified relative to this genomic sequence to represent the inferred CDS: substituted 1 base at 1 genomic stop codon), producing the protein MSALSGTLNLISLVRTLAVVHTIETINNSSFLPGVRLGYYICDTCSDASKAIQSTEQLLAVNGTLPVQCEVLERPNVKAIIGARFSEDSLAVARLLSLYMVPQISTTSSAQTLSDRVXFPAFLRTIPSDVHQTKALVNFMKHFHWDWVGVVYGDDDYGKNALQSFSADSEVADICHAFKEVLPHYLAHNEIDKRIQEVAETIRLSEAKVVVLILKEELVSKLFKEMIRQNISRTWIASDAWSMSRNISQMEGINQVGDIFGFTFITGPNPGFKEFLQQLTLSPGSVNHFLEEYKQLGKDTGFLTEAVDISMTYGERLAVWSIAHALKNLLNCNETDCPGERDFPPWKLLKELKNINFTMENQTFYFNASGNFMNGYDLINWQPQEASGQRRFVVVGNYNLTKTEVYIKAPIIWSNPSNTVPVSMCSAICPPGTAKKLLKTSCCHNCTQCLEGTYSNETNLPSCLPCESDTWSLKGWTSCKPKEEDYWKWDGSHAIVLLTFTAIGCLLLLFTLIIFLVFYGKPVMKQAGGTLCFVMMVGLALSFTSVILFIGKPNVHICRGRQILYALGFSLTVSCILVKALRTFVSFLPLYRQDHAKRFYKPPVIITCVTLIQVLICILWLIFDSPAVEGLQSDQSMIITIQCNEGSGIGFGIMLCYIALLAFVCFLLAFKGRKVPQAFNETGHIILSMLIYLFVWVCFTPVYIAKVNERYSIQAAAILVSCYGVIFCHFAPKWYMALCKKKEQLTREAYIARANNHIDLIPEITLEPDLITGSQNTINSIDTGLGSINIEFPYQTLRKRTRSKSI; encoded by the exons ATGTCAGCTCTCAGTGGAAC ATTAAATCTAATTTCgcttgtaaggactctagctgttGTGCATACTATTGAAACGATCAATAACTCCAGCTTCCTCCCGGGTGTGCGACTGGGCTACTACATCTGTGACACTTGCTCTGATGCATCAAAGGCCATTCAGAGCACCGAGCAGCTTCTCGCTGTGAATGGCACACTGCCTGTCCAATGTGAGGTGCTTGAAAGGCCTAATGTAAAAGCAATCATTGGAGCACGTTTCTCAGAAGACTCTCTGGCAGTGGCTCGGCTTCTGAGTCTATACATGGTCCCACAG ataAGTACAACATCATCTGCACAAACGCTTAGTGATAGAGTGTGATTCCCAGCATTCCTGCGCACAATTCCAAGTGATGTTCACCAAACCAAAGCTCTGGTTAATTTCATGAAGCACTTTCACTGGGACTGGGTTGGCGTGGTCTATGGGGATGATGACTATGGGAAAAATGCCTTACAAAGTTTCTCAGCTGATTCAGAAGTTGCAGATATCTGTCATGCTTTCAAAGAAGTGTTGCCTCATTACCTAGCACACAACGAAATCGACAAAAGGATCCAAGAGGTGGCAGAAACAATCCGCTTATCCGAAGCTAAAGTTGTGGTCCTTATCTTAAAGGAAGAGCTGGTCTCTAAACTGTTCAAAGAGATGATTCGGCAGAACATCTCGCGTACTTGGATCGCAAGTGATGCTTGGTCAATGTCACGAAATATATCTCAAATGGAGGGAATCAACCAAGTAGGTGACATATTTGGGTTCACTTTCATCACTGGTCCCAATCCCGGTTTTAAGGAGTTTTTGCAGCAGCTGACTCTTTCTCCGGGCTCTGTAAACCACTTTCTTGAAGAGTATAAACAGTTAGGGAAAGATACTGGTTTTCTAACAGAAGCTGTTGACATCAGCATGACCTACGGCGAAAGGTTAGCTGTATGGTCCATTGCTCATGCTTTGAAAAATCTTCTTAACTGCAATGAAACTGATTGCCCTGGAGAACGGGATTTTCCACCATGGAAG CTCCTCAAggaattgaaaaatataaattttaccaTGGAAAATCAAACCTTCTATTTTAATGCATCTGGAAATTTTATGAACGGATACGATCTAATAAACTGGCAACCACAAGAAGCAAGTGGCCAGAGACGATTTGTTGTTGTTGGAAATTACAATCTGACAAAAACGGAAGTTTACATTAAGGCACCCATAATATGGAGTAACCCAAGCAATACG GTTCCTGTTTCCATGTGCTCTGCTATTTGCCCTCCTGGTACAGCTAAGAAACTTCTCAAAACATCATGCTGCCATAATTGTACACAATGTTTAGAGGGTACTTACTCTAATGAAACAA acTTACCGAGTTGCCTTCCTTGTGAAAGTGATACCTGGTCTTTAAAAGGATGGACTTCCTGTAAGCCAAAGGAAGAGGATTACTGGAAATGGGATGGGTCTCATGCTATAGTTCTACTTACATTTACTGCAATAGgttgtctgttgttgttgttcaccCTTATCATCTTCTTGGTCTTTTATGGAAAACCAGTCATGAAACAGGCAGGGGGAACCCTATGTTTTGTAATGATGGTAGGGTTAGCACTCAGCTTTACTAGTGTCATATTGTTCATTGGCAAACCCAATGTTCACATTTGCAGGGGTCGACAGATCTTGTACGCCTTAGGGTTCTCTCTCACAGTTTCATGTATTTTGGTTAAAGCTCTGCGCACCTTTGTATCCTTTCTTCCGCTGTATCGCCAGGACCATGCTAAAAGGTTTTACAAGCCCCCTGTCATCATAACCTGTGTTACTCTCATTCAAGTCCTCATCTGCATCTTGTGGTTGATATTTGATTCTCCAGCTGTAGAGGGGCTTCAGTCTGACCAAAGCATGATAATTACCATACAGTGCAATGAAGGTTCTGGAATTGGATTTGGCATCATGCTTTGCTATATTGCACTGCTAGCATTTGTCTGCTTTTTGTTGGCATTCAAAGGGAGAAAGGTACCTCAGGCTTTCAATGAGACTGGACACATCATCCTAAGCATGCTCATTTATCTTTTTGTGTGGGTCTGTTTCACCCCTGTATACATTGCAAAGGTCAATGAGCGGTATTCAATTCAAGCAGCTGCCATCTTGGTGTCATGTTATGGAGTAATTTTCTGTCACTTTGCACCTAAATGGTACATGGCTCTCTGCAAGAAGAAAGAACAGCTTACTCGAGAGGCATATATTGCAAGAGCCAATAATCACATCGACTTGATCCCAGAGATAACACTGGAACCTGATTTAATAACGGGGTCACAGAATACCATTAACTCAATTGATACTGGTTTGGGTTCAATTAATATAGAATTCCCTTACCAGACATTACGGAAAAGAACTAGGAGCAAATCCATTTAA